The DNA region CAGGGTTCCGAATATCGTACTGAGATTGTCTCCGAAAACCCGGTTCAGTACAGCAGAACTGCTTGAGGGCATATTAAAGGTCGTGATTTCACCATGACCAATAGAAAAGTCCCGCCAGTTAATAATGGCGCGATCAGAACCCTGATTGATGATTAAGTGATTGCCGTTATCAGTAAAAGAAGCATCCCCATGAATCACGGTTCCGCCCAGGGGGTTGGCCTGTGCCTGAATACCAACCAGACCTGCCAGCAGAAAGCTGCTCAGTAGCCGGAAGGTTCCTGTCCGCAGAATATTAAGTTTTGGAGGTCCCGGAGCAGCGAGTTGATCCTGTTTGGTGTCACTGCCGGTAGCCAAAGCACCACAGGCACCCTCGTAAAAGAGTTTTGAACTGAGATGGTCGGGGTTCATAAACATCCATGCTCGAAAATATTATTGTTTTACAGCTATTCCTGCTTTTTATACGACCAAGCACATGTAACAATATCAATCAACTGAGACCAGAGCAAAGCTTTGTATCTTTTTTATTCGCGCGTACGAAATACAAACAGCCTAAGTGTGTACAGGAAGGAAATAATCAGGAGGGAGTTTCAGTGAAACAGAACCGTGTCGTTTAGTTACCTCCTTTCCGAAGGCTGGCGAACCGGCTCGATCGCTGATTTCCATGCCTGAACAAAGGCCAGCAGGCAACCTGTCAGCAGGATAAATAATAAAAATTTCACTTCCCCAAAAGATACCGGGCGCTCAGTCATCCATAACTTCCACTCTTCCGGCAGCAGTGACTCAGCACCAGAAGCCGCTAGTTGGAACAGCAGGAAGCCGACCACGGTCGCCAGAAAAATAATCAACACCGGCTCCAGAAGCCCGACAACAATAACCTGATGCGAGCGGGCACCCAGCATCCTGAGGGTATCTATCTCACTGCGACGTTCAGACAGATTACTGCTGACACTGAAAAACACTGTGATTAATGCCATCACAGCCGTCAGCATAACAATACCAATCATCAGACTGCCAAAGCGGTTACTGATTCGCTGGATAAAGGCCAGCTCCTGATCGGGTATCACTATTTCCAGCGGCTCTGAAAACTGTTGTCCGATCTCACGCTGCAAAGGCAACAAAGCCTGACGGTTATGCAGCCGTACCAGAATAAGGTTAATGCCATCGGCTTTGTCCGGTTCATTATTAAAGCGTCCCCGAATTGAAGCCAGATCATTCAGAGAGGCAATAAAGCTGTTGTCCAGTACAGTGCCTGTAGAAGACAGTATTCCTGTAATCGTAAACAGTTCCTGATATTCGTCCTCTATGGTCGGTTCTGACCCTTTGGCGATGGTAATCATTTCTCCAATGTTATATCCGGTCTGCTGCGCTACTTCATACCCTAATACGACACTGGCTGCCTGAGTAAAACCACCACCTGACGCAAAAGCCAGTGGACCGGCTGGATCAAATGAATCAAACAGGACGTTGGTGGTACCCGTCACGGAAAACCCTTTATGGCTTTCCATCATACTGAGCGGTATCGCAGCAGAGACTTCCGGATGCACCCGGAGATTGTCATACACGTTAAAACTGATAGCCGGTGGCGTGTTACCCATTCTGAACAACCCGTACATCGCAAGGTGTACAGGTTGGGAAGGCGCGCCAACTATAAGGTCTGATTGCCCTGTTACACGCTCCAGAGTGTTAAACACACTGTTTTTTACATGCACCAGCATCAGCAGCAGAGCAAGGCTTAAGGCCAGTCCAGCCATGGATACCAGTGCTTTCACCTTACGCCGACCCAGACTTTTTTTAACCAGTTGCAGAATTACCATAATGGGTTAGTCTCCGCACTTATGTTGATGTCTTTCATATTCAGTCGCCGGTCAAAAAGAGGGTCCATCTCTTTATTGTGACTGATGCAGATCAGGGTGGCGTTGGTCTCTCTGGCATGGTTTATCATCAGCTCATAAACCAGACGCTGACTGTAACTGCCCATAGCCGACGCTGGTTCGTCAGCCAGTATCAGGCTGGGGTTGCCAATCAGGGCGCGCGCAACCGCAATGCGTTGTCGCAGGCCTTTGCTGAGCTGAGACGTTTTGTGGCGCAGACGTGCAGGGTCTTCTACTTTTAACTTGGCCATGAGTTGATAAGCTTCGTACTCCCGGGTCATTTCCCCGCTGTCGACAATTTTCTGCTTGCGGGAAGAAAAGCCACAGGGCAGCAGAATATTTTCAAGGGCGGTTAAATAGGGCATAAGATTCGAGTTTTGAAAGACATAACCTATATGGTCACCACGAAAATAGTCTTTTGCACGACTACTCATTCTATTCAGATCATGACCCAGAACCTGAAGCTCTCCCGAATCCGGCCTCAATAAACCAGACAATAACCGGAACAGTGTTGTTTTCCCCGAACCGTTTTCTCCAAACAGAAGAATGATTTCTCCACTGTGGATTTCCAGAGAAGGTATATCAATACTGTTGTAGCCATGAAAGGCCAGTTTCAGGTCTTTTATATTGACAGCCGGATTGTCGCTCACGGAGTTTTTCACGATGGTCGCTCCCTGCCTGATCAACTACCGGGCTTTATGGCAATTTTGCCATCACCCGGCAGTATCAGTGATTGCTTGTTTTGCCAGCTATCGGTGGTCAGCCAGATATTCAGCTGCTTCAAACCCGGCAACGTATTGAGAACATTGGGACGAATAGAATGCAGGGACTGTGGGTTCAGACAGTTAAAATCATAAAAACCCTGAATGTCCCCCAGCATCTCTTCAGCGGCCTCGTGTTCGCTATGAAATACCCTCTGACTGCTCAGGGTACACCCGGCACCGGTGTCCGGAAGCCAGAGATCCTGAGTTTCGGTTAACAAGTTAACAATGTCTTTATGTTCATGATTGGTAACCAGCAGGGAAGATGCAGAGGCTGGAATGGTCAGATACAGTGTCAGGCTGCTCTCTTTTAATGTAATGTCCAGCAACATCTGGGCTGGCTCTACAGCACGATGAATAACCGGCCCGGCATAAACTGTCAGACTCAATAGCAGGGTCACGATGAATGCGGCAGCTTTTTTATACCATTCGTTTTTCATAGTTATTGCTTCCTGCTCTGAAGATACGATCTTGCCGAATCAACCAGCCCTGATTTTTTAAGGTAGTTCCTGCCAATCAGAAGCTGCTGAGGAAAATTGCCGCGATTGATCAATGAGGTTTCCAGTAAATGACGGGTTGACCCGATACTGATAGTATTCCGAACGACAGCCCGTTCCTTTGGAGAACCAGAGTGGGTAATGACCCGCGCAACCCTGCTGACAGGCTGGTGCATGGACACGGTTTTTCCACTCGGTTTATGGTAAAAATCGTAATAAACCCAGCGACGCCCCTTGCGGTTGACATACATTTTTATATTTCGGGCATCAAGGGACGTGGTGGTCGCTCCGGTATCGATTAATGTTGAGACTTTAAGCTGCTGAATATCTTCCAGAGTGGCTGTTTCATAAAGACCGAAAATGACCTTGTCACCAGGACAGTCGCAGGCTTCTGCTGCCCTGGCGGCGGACAGCTGCAAACTGACAACAAGAACAGGCAGCAGCATTAAATGAATGAGCTTACTCACAAATGAATCATCCGGAACCTACTGTGTAATACCTTTATCGGATTCAGTTCGTAAAGTTAAAGTCCCGGACAATGACAAGAACGCCCGCTCAGCAGCAGGGGATTAACTGGAAAATACGGGTCTGGACATCAGGCGGCGGTAAATTTTCAGATCACTGCCAAAACGATTCGCACCGTCTTCCCGCATGGCTGGCGCATAATCTGTAATGTAACGGTCAAAGACAGACTGATCCTCCAGAAAGTACTGAACACAGAAACCAACGTGTGCTTCAGGCAGGCGGTCATCTTCCTGCAGCCGGGAAATCGTGGCATCTTCAAATCCGTCAATCCTGAGTAGCTGTTTGACGTGCGATTCCAGCCAGGCAAGAAATTCATCCTGCCGGGACTGGGGGATCATGCAGTTCACTTCGTAGATCATTCTCCCTCCGGGTCTTAAACAATGCTTAGTTATAGCTTTGTTATAGCTTTCGAATAATATTCAGGCCATGCCGGACAGGCAGTAACACATTCTCCACATCCTTGCGCTCACAAATATGCTGGTTCAGGTCTGCAATGGCCTGCGCCCGTTCATCCTGAGGAGCCAGAACCTTTCCTTTCCAGAGAGCGTCATCAATAATAATCAGCCCGCCCTGACGCACCATGGGTAGCGTCATTTCAAGATAGTCCTGATACTTTTTTTTGTCGGCATCAATAAACACCATATCCAGCTCCCCCTCAATGGTGGGAATCGTCTCCAGTGCCATGCCAAACAAAACGTTCAGTTTGTGCGATAAGCCCGCCTGCTCAAAAAACTCCTCTGCAATAGCAATGGCTCTCGGGTTACTTTCGCAGCACATAATTTCGCCGTCCTCAGGCAATGCTTCGGCAATCGACAACGCGGCATAACCGGTAAACATGCCAATTTCCAAAACCCGCCGGGCGTTACTGATCGCTGTCAGCATTTTCAGTGTCTGGCCGACCAGACGACCGGACATATTATCCGGGTAGCGGGTCCGGTCACGGGTGGCCTGCGCCAGAGCCTGCAATACAGCCGACTCCTGCCCGGTCATTTCATGACAATACTGTTCCAGCTCTGGAGTGACTATATCCGTCATTGGTCTACCTTAATTCTCAAACATTCAAACCGCGCTGGATTTTATAGCAATTTCTGAAGCTTGCAATTTGCAACTCGGCCAACTGCAGCACCATTGACGTTTACCTGAACCCGCTTTATGTTCTGGCTGAACGGATTTCAGGGAATACAACCCGGGGTATACACTCCCAAGGAATACAAGAATGCCAACAAAACCAGTGATTGAAATTCAGTATTGCAGCCAGTGCCAGTGGCTGCTTCGTTCAGCCTGGCTGGCTCAGGAGCTGCTGAGTACCTTTGCGACGGACCTGCAGGAAGTCCGGTTGCAACCCGGTACCGGCGGGGTGTTTAAGATCAGGCTGAATAATGAAGAAATATGGGAAAGGAAGAAAGATGGCGGTTTTCCACAACCTAAACAGATCAAACAGAAGGTGCGGGACCTGATTGACCCTGACAGGGATCTGGGTCATAACGATCGTTGAAAATAAGGTTACAGCCCTGCTGTCAGGGCTGTAACCTCTTCAGGAGCCTGTTAGACCGAGGATCAAACCCAGTCAGACGCAGGCTTCTTGCGCAGTTTCACCATAGGCAGGAACAGACCTAACAGAATGCCAACCAGAATGGTGCCACCACCATACAGATACCAGCGAATACTGTTATTTCTGACCAGCTGGGTATTTTCAGCCTCAACCACTTCAACCCGGTTTTTGTAACGCAGGTTTTCTTCCATCAGCTGCTTGTTACGACGGTCAAGCGCCAGAGGTTCAGCAGTCGCTTCCCGCAAACTCACCAGTTCAGTGGTTTTCTCATCCAGCATTGACGACGTATTTTTCAGGTTGTCTCTGGCAGACTGCAGCTCGGTTTCCCGTTGTTGCAGCTCAGCCTGAAGTTGTTTCAACTGTGCCGACAACTGCTGGTTTTTCTCCTGCTCCTGTGGCAACCGGTCACGGGCTGGTTGCAGATCCATAAGGTACTGGGTTCGAATAAAACCTTCAGTACCGTCGGACATGCGAACCTGACTAAAACCCTCTCCGGCATTTTCTTCCAGTACCGTCATCCGGGTACCGGTTCTTAAACCCTGGTTCAGAATCCGGTACTGGTTTCCCGGCCCTGCCCGCAGGGGAACATATACAACATCAGTGATATACTTATCAGCCGCCTGCACATCTGCAGCATTGCCCGAGAGCCATACTGCAGCCAGTGCAAACATCATGGTTTTTACAATCAGCTTCATGCGCTTAATACAATTATCTGCGTGCCACCTCAAGGCAGCACTTTCTTAAACGGTTTGACCACCACCTTCCGGTAGACACCTGCTTCCCCATAGGGATCAGCGTCAGCCCAGATCTGGGCGGCAGCCAGAGAATCAAATTCAGCAACCACCAGGCTGCCGGTAAACCCGGCTTCACCGGGATCATTGCTGTCAATAGCTGGCAGAGGCCCTGCCAGCACCAGGCGTCCCTGTTCTTTTAACTGTTCCAGACGTGCCAGATGGGCAGGCCGCACCTCTTTGCGTAAAGGCAGGCTGTTATCAACATCTTCACTGATTACTGCATACAGCATTTATTTTTCCTCTGAGCTTTTTATACCACCGCTTTCTATTCCGCCTTCGATTCCGCTATCCGTTTCATTGGCAGCGGCATCGGTATTAATGTACTTAGACAGAAATACAAACTGCAGGATGACAAAACCAAAAGTAAGAATCAAACTGCCAAAGACCTTAAAGTCCACCCAGATGTCGTGGAAAGTGAATGCAACAAACAGGTTCGCTGCGCCGAGCAGGGTAAAGAATACGACCCAGCTCATATTCAGCCGTGTCCAGATGGCTTCAGGCAGAGTCATCACATGCCCCATCATACGCTGAACCAGCGTCTTGCTACCGATAAACTGACTGCCCAGAAATGCGACGGCAAAGATCCAGTTAACAATGGGGGCTTTCCATTTCAGAAATATTTCATCATGAAAAACCAGTGTCATGCCACCAAAAAGAATAACGGCACCCAGAGTAATCATCTGGCTTTTTTCAAGGTGACGGGACTTGAGGTACATCCCCCCGTAGACAATGACAGAAGCGACCATCAAGGCCAGTGTTGCACTGAATGGTCCACCCAGTTCAAAGCTCTGCCCTGCAAACTCCATTGCACGCGGATCCATTTTATAGATTGTAAAAAAGACAATCAGGGGAATAAAATCAATCAATTGTTTCATAGTTAAGCAGTCAGATTACCGTTCTGGTGATAAAACCATATAAGGAGATGGCTGTTTTTACCATTCTGACAGAACCTGCATTACACAACACTGACGAAAAATCAGCCGTTCAAAGGTATGATCAGGTACTTAAGCAGCCAGAAGATACAGAAAGTGTAATCAGACCCGGGAGATTTTTGAATAACGATGAGTATTAATGCGGACCTTCACTGTCATACCACCGCTTCAGACGGAACCCTCGGTCCGCTTGAGCTATACCGCCGGGCGGCAGACCAGGGCGTTGAACTGCTCGCCATTACCGACCATGACTCGGTGGCAGCCCATCGATTTTTGCAGCAGCACTTTTTGCAGCAGCGCCCACTCGACGGGCCACGCCTGATTGCCGGTATTGAGCTGTCCACTACCTGGTCCGGTGTCGAAATTCATATTGTCGGGCTGAACTTTGCTCTGGATCATCCGGATCTCGACCGCATCATCAGGAATCAGGACAACGCCCGTCGGCAGCGATCACTGCACATTGCGAAAAAACTGGTCAAACTGTTACGACTGAGCATCACGGAAGATCAACTGTTTGCCGAGGTTGTGGGTATCGCACTATCGCGCCAGAAAAGCACCAGCGACGGCTTCACCCTGACAAAAGAAACCGTCCAGACCGGTCGACCGCATTTTGCACAATGGCTGATCAATAAAGGCTACGTCAAAGACGCTAACGCAGCTTTCGATCACTATCTGAATGACAAAAAGCTTGGCAACCTGCGTCAGTTCTGGCCCCCCATGAGCCAGGCCGTGGCCTGGTTGCGCGCGCTGGGCGGCAAAGCGGTTCTGGCTCATCCGGGGAAATACAAAATGACCCGAACCAAACTCCGGGCGCTGGTTAAAGACTTCAAACTCGCGGGCGGTCATGCGCTGGAAGTAGTAGGCGGCGTCATGGTACCGGGGCAAACCGAGCAGTTTGTAGAATTGTGCCAGACTTTTGAGTTACAAGCCTCCAGGGGCAGCGACTTTCATTCACCGGATTATCGCTGGGTTGAACTGGGCAGACTGCGCCCTGTTCCTGATTCACTACCAGCCGTATGGCAGGACTGGCAACAGGCTGAGAAGTAACGAACCCTATAACGAACTATGATTCGAATTGCCAAGTACATCGCAGACTCCGGATTATGCTCCAGACGAGCCGCCTGTCGCCTGATTGAATCGGGGCAGGTTCAATTAAACGACAGAGTAGCCATACACACCGACCGGGTCAGCAATGACGATACCATCGTCGTCAATGGACAAACCATTTCGCCACCAGCAGAGCATCGCTATTACCTGTACAACAAACCCGTTGGCATTGACTGTGTCTGCAACCCTCAGGATGCTGACAGTATTGTTCACCAGATCAACACACCGGTTCGTGTCTTTCCGGTTGGACGACTGGATAAAGATTCCCATGGACTGATGTTACTGACCAACGATGGCGAGCTTTGCCAGCGGCTGCTGCACCCGGACTATTACCATGAGAAAGAGTACCGGGTTACCGTCGATAAGCGACTGACCGACCCGTTTCTGGAAACCATGTCCCTTGGTGTCTCCTACAATATTTCTGGCAAAAAGGTAACGACCCTGCCCTGTCAGATTAAACGACAGTCAGACAGTATATTCCTGATTACCCTGACTCAGGGCATGAACCGACAGATTCGTCGCATGTGCAAGGTACTGGGTTATCGGGTGACTGGCCTGCAACGACTGCGCATGGAGTCCCTGCAACTGGGCGACCTGCCGTTTAATCAGCTTCAACCACTCTCCAGTGATCAGGTTCTGCAACTTAAGAGACAAACCGTTGATCTCCCCCAACGCAATGGTATGATGCCCAACCTTATCTTCACCTGAGCGGAAACTTGCCGACACCTGCTTTATCTGCCCGTCAGAAAAGCTTAAGGCGCAAGGGACCATGATTTGGATAACCATGAGTCAATTTTTTCAGATTCACCCTGACAACCCGCAACCAAGGCTGGTACGTCAGGCGGTTGAGATCATGCGTAACGGCGGTGTGATCGCGTACCCCACCGATTCGGCTTATGCCCTGGGCTGTCTGATTGGCGAAAAGAAAGCCGTTGACCGGATTCGCAGCATTCGTCATCTGGACGATAAGCATAACTTCACGCTGGTCTGTCGTGACCTGTCGGAACTGGCTATTTATGCCCAGGTCAACAACAGTCAGTACCGGTTACTGAAAAGCGCCACACCGGGGCCTTACACCTTTATCCTGAAAGGTTCCCGGGAAGTTCCCCGACGGCTGATGCACCCCAAGCGTCGAACCATTGGTATCAGGGTACCGGAGTGCGCCATTGTCAATGCACTGCTTGCCGAACTGGACGCACCCATCATGAGTACAACCCTGCAACTGCCGGCTGATGACCAGCCCATGACGGATGCTTACGACATTCGTCAATTGCTCGAAAGTCAGCTGGATCTGGTCATTGACGGCGGATACCGGGACGGCATCCCAACCACGGTGGTCAGTCTGCTGGAAGACACGCCTGAAATCTTGCGGGAAGGTAAAGGTGATACCACTCTGTTCTCTGCCTGAACCTTATCGGCAGACCTTTTGCCAGCACGCCATTTACCAGCAGACTATTTGTCAGCACGCCATTTACCAGCAGACAATAGTGCAGCAAAAGTGCTTTTCCCGGTCATTAATCTATCGTAACCTGACGGATCAGGAATTCCACAGGAGAGACTCTTGAGCGCAGTAGATTCCCAGTCGCGCATATTATCAGGGATGCGACCCACCGGCCGACTGCATCTGGGCCACTACCACGGCGTACTGAAAAACTGGCTAACCCTGCAGCATGAATATGAATGCTTCTTTTTTGTAGCCGACTGGCATGCGCTGACCACCCATTACGAAAATCCGGCACTGATTGAAGAAAATGTCTGGGAAATGGTGATCGACTGGCTGGCAGCCGGTGTCAACCCCGGATCAGCCACCCTGTTTATTCAGTCCCGGGTACCTGAGCACGCAGAACTGAATCTGCTGCTGTCGATGATCACTCCCCTTTCATGGCTGGAGCGGGTACCCAGCTATAAGGATCAACAGGAAAAACTGCGCGAGCGGGATCTCTCTACTCACGGTTTTCTCGGCTACCCTCTGCTGCAAAGCGCTGATATCCTGCTCTATCGTGCCGGACTGGTGCCAGTGGGTGCGGACCAGGAAGCTCATATTGAAATCACCCGCGAAATCGCCAGACGGTTCAACCATCTCTATGGCCGGGAACCCGGTTTCGAAGATAACGCGGAAGCCGCCATTCGCAAAATGGGCAAAAAGACCGGCACACTATATCGCAACCTGCGCCGGGCTTATCTGGAAAAAGGCGATGATGAAGCACTGGAAACCGCCAGAGCCCTGCTAAAAGAACAGTCCAACATTACACTGGGTGACCAGGAGCGACTGTTTGGATATCTGGAAGGTACCGGCAAGGTAATTCTACCGGAGCCACAGGCATTGCTGGCACCGCAGGCTAAAATGCCGGGGCTGGACGGGCAGAAGATGTCCAAATCCTACGGCAATACCATCACCCTGCGTGAAGACCCGGATGATATTGCCAGTAAAATCCGCAAGATGCCGACCGACCCGGCACGCCAGCGTCGCAACGACCCGGGCGAACCGGAAAAATGCCCGGTTTGGCAGCTGCACAAGGTGTATTCTGATGAAGCTCGACAGGAATGGGTTCAGGAAGGTTGCCGCAATGCTGGCATCGGCTGCCTTGACTGCAAAAAACCGGTGATCGAAGCCTGTCAGGCAGAACTGGAACCGATTCGTATGGAAGCCATGGAACTTGAACGCAATCAGGATGTCGTAAAAAACATCATTGCAGAAGGTTGCGAACAGGCCCGGGACGAAGCGCAGGACACCCTGCGTGACGTGCGCGAAGCCATTGGCCTTGATTATCGCTGATAGCGTCAACCCCTCCTGATGGTTGATTCCTGACCAGCAATGTAAGACATTATTAGTAACCTGTTCTTGGCAGTACCCTTTCCATCGATGGTGGAAAGGGTATTTTCAATGAAAGGAGCCCGAAAAGGTGATAGCCCGATGACCACGACGGAAGCCGTGGCCGACAATTCGTCAGACAACTATCCGTCAGGCGATTCAGCGCCAGATAATTCAATACCGGATGAGCAGCAACCGGCGCAGACTGATGCCTTCGATCTGAATGAAGCATCAGAAGCCGCTCTGGAAAACCGTATTCTGGTTATGGGTCAGCCCATGGCCAAACTGCCTGACGACCTCTATATCCCTCCTGAAGCACTGGAAGTATTTCTGGATGCCTTTGAAGGGCCGCTTGACCTGTTGTTGTACCTGATCAAACGCAACAACATGGATATTCTCAATATTCGGGTCTACACCATTACCCAGCAGTACATGGAGTACGTTGAGCTGATGGAGTCTTCACAGTTCGAGCTGGCGGCAGAATATCTGGTGATGGCAGCCACCCTGGCTGAAATCAAATCCAGAATGCTTCTGCCCCGTGTCAGTGAAGATGAGGAAGAAGAGGAAGACCCCAGGGCGGAGCTGATCCGCAGACTGCAGGAATATGAACGTTTCAAGCAGGCAGCGGAAGACATTGACGAGCTACCAAGGCTGAACCGTAACATCTATCTCGTCAGCGCCGAGCCACCCAATGTTGATCTGGAACGCCCACATCCCGATGTGGACCTGAAAGAGGTCATGCTGGCCCTGGGCGAAGTGCTGCGACGGGCGGATATGTACGAAAACCATCAGATCGAGCAGGAAGCCCTGTCGACCCGTGAGCGAATGAGCCAGGTGTTGTCGCAGCTGTCTTCAGACCGTTTTACACCGTTTGTCGCTCTGTTCCGGGTGGACGAGGGACGACTGGGGGTTGTGGTCACCTTTATGGCAGTGATGGAACTGATCAAGGAATCCCTGATCGAACTGATACAAAATGAACCTTACGGCCCGATTCACGTTAAGGCCAGGATTGACTGACAAACAGACCCACTTATGGACATTGAACAACTGCAACGCATTCTGGAAGGCGCACTGCTGGCCAGCAACAAGCCTCTGACACTGGAACAGATGATGGCACTGTTTCCGGAAGAAGAAGCACCCGACGCCAATGCGTTTCGCGACGCTCTGGTCGCCCTGTCTGAAAGCTGTGAAGGACGAGGGTTTGAACTGAAGCAGGTCGCTTCCGGCTACCGCTTTCAGGTGCGTCAGGAACTGGCTCCCTGGGTTGGACGTTTATGGGAAGAAAAGCCACAGCGTTACACCCGGGCCATGCTGGAAACACTGGCTCTCATTGCCTACCGTCAACCCATTACCCGGGGCGAGATTGAAGAGATTCGCGGGGTCAGCGTCAGCAGTAACATTATCCGTACCCTGCAGGAGCGGGAGTGGATTCGGGTTGTTGGTCATCGTGATGTACCGGGGCGTCCTGCCATGTTTGCCACCACCCGACAGTTTCTGGACTACTTCAACCTGCAAAACCTGACTGAACTGCCACCACTGTCCGAAATCCGTGATCTTGAGGAAATGGCAAAACAGCTGAACGAAGCACCGGAACAGGGTTCTCTGGATGTCGAAACCACTGGGGCAACGGACGCCAGTGAAGTCCATGAGGTCATTGAAGTGGAGGAACAGTCCGCCGCAGCCCTGTTTGCTGAACTGGATGAAATGGAAGCCGACCTGCCGGATAACTTTGATGACATGATTAAAAAACAGAAAGTTGAAGCCCTGGAACTGAGCGAATCAACACCTACGTCAGATACCGCAGACAGTCCTGCAGAAACCCCCGAACCCACCAGCGAAACCCCGGAAGATTCTCTATAGAATCTTCTGTCGGCCTTATTTATACTCCCCGCCTTTCGACAACTTTCTTCAAAGAATGAGGTGGCAATGCCACCTGGTATAGAGCAATGACTACTGAAACAACTCCTCCCCAGGGTGAGAAACTGCAAAAAATCCTGGCGGGCGCTGGCATCGGCTCGCGCCGTGAGATGGAACGCTGGATCAGCGAAGGTCGTGTCTCCGTTAACGGTGAAACGGCCTCCCTGGGTGATCGCGCTTCGGCAGAAGACCGCATTTCTGTGGATGGTCGCCCGGTAAAACTCGACAACTACGCCTCCAAAGTTCGTCGCGTAATTGCCTACAACAAACCAGAAGGTGAAATCTGCAGCCTGTTCCGATCCGGAAGGCCGTCCGACGGTCTTTGACCGCCTGCCCAAGCTGAGCGGTGAACGCTGGATTGCCGTTGGCCGTCTTGACCTCAACACCTCCGGCCTGATTCTGTTCACCACCGACGGTGAACTCGCCAGCCGCCTGATGCACCCGTCCCATGAAATCGAGCGTGAATACGCGGTACGTGTGATGGGTAATGTGACCGAGCAAAAGGTTAAAAACCTGTTTGAAGGCGTTGAGCTGGAAGACGGTCCGGCACGCTTCACCGATATCGTTGATTCCGGTGGTGCAGGCATCAACCGTTGGTTCCACGTCTGCATTATGGAAGGCCGCAACCGAGAAGTACGCCGTCTGTGGGAATCTCAGGAACTGACCGTCAGCCGCCTGAAGCGGGTCCGCTTTGCCAATGTGATTATTCCTGACCACCTGCGTATGGGTCAGTGG from Endozoicomonas sp. NE40 includes:
- the scpB gene encoding SMC-Scp complex subunit ScpB, yielding MDIEQLQRILEGALLASNKPLTLEQMMALFPEEEAPDANAFRDALVALSESCEGRGFELKQVASGYRFQVRQELAPWVGRLWEEKPQRYTRAMLETLALIAYRQPITRGEIEEIRGVSVSSNIIRTLQEREWIRVVGHRDVPGRPAMFATTRQFLDYFNLQNLTELPPLSEIRDLEEMAKQLNEAPEQGSLDVETTGATDASEVHEVIEVEEQSAAALFAELDEMEADLPDNFDDMIKKQKVEALELSESTPTSDTADSPAETPEPTSETPEDSL
- a CDS encoding pseudouridine synthase; its protein translation is MIRIAKYIADSGLCSRRAACRLIESGQVQLNDRVAIHTDRVSNDDTIVVNGQTISPPAEHRYYLYNKPVGIDCVCNPQDADSIVHQINTPVRVFPVGRLDKDSHGLMLLTNDGELCQRLLHPDYYHEKEYRVTVDKRLTDPFLETMSLGVSYNISGKKVTTLPCQIKRQSDSIFLITLTQGMNRQIRRMCKVLGYRVTGLQRLRMESLQLGDLPFNQLQPLSSDQVLQLKRQTVDLPQRNGMMPNLIFT
- a CDS encoding L-threonylcarbamoyladenylate synthase — its product is MSQFFQIHPDNPQPRLVRQAVEIMRNGGVIAYPTDSAYALGCLIGEKKAVDRIRSIRHLDDKHNFTLVCRDLSELAIYAQVNNSQYRLLKSATPGPYTFILKGSREVPRRLMHPKRRTIGIRVPECAIVNALLAELDAPIMSTTLQLPADDQPMTDAYDIRQLLESQLDLVIDGGYRDGIPTTVVSLLEDTPEILREGKGDTTLFSA
- a CDS encoding PHP domain-containing protein gives rise to the protein MSINADLHCHTTASDGTLGPLELYRRAADQGVELLAITDHDSVAAHRFLQQHFLQQRPLDGPRLIAGIELSTTWSGVEIHIVGLNFALDHPDLDRIIRNQDNARRQRSLHIAKKLVKLLRLSITEDQLFAEVVGIALSRQKSTSDGFTLTKETVQTGRPHFAQWLINKGYVKDANAAFDHYLNDKKLGNLRQFWPPMSQAVAWLRALGGKAVLAHPGKYKMTRTKLRALVKDFKLAGGHALEVVGGVMVPGQTEQFVELCQTFELQASRGSDFHSPDYRWVELGRLRPVPDSLPAVWQDWQQAEK
- a CDS encoding segregation and condensation protein A, yielding MKGARKGDSPMTTTEAVADNSSDNYPSGDSAPDNSIPDEQQPAQTDAFDLNEASEAALENRILVMGQPMAKLPDDLYIPPEALEVFLDAFEGPLDLLLYLIKRNNMDILNIRVYTITQQYMEYVELMESSQFELAAEYLVMAATLAEIKSRMLLPRVSEDEEEEEDPRAELIRRLQEYERFKQAAEDIDELPRLNRNIYLVSAEPPNVDLERPHPDVDLKEVMLALGEVLRRADMYENHQIEQEALSTRERMSQVLSQLSSDRFTPFVALFRVDEGRLGVVVTFMAVMELIKESLIELIQNEPYGPIHVKARID
- a CDS encoding tryptophan--tRNA ligase, which codes for MRPTGRLHLGHYHGVLKNWLTLQHEYECFFFVADWHALTTHYENPALIEENVWEMVIDWLAAGVNPGSATLFIQSRVPEHAELNLLLSMITPLSWLERVPSYKDQQEKLRERDLSTHGFLGYPLLQSADILLYRAGLVPVGADQEAHIEITREIARRFNHLYGREPGFEDNAEAAIRKMGKKTGTLYRNLRRAYLEKGDDEALETARALLKEQSNITLGDQERLFGYLEGTGKVILPEPQALLAPQAKMPGLDGQKMSKSYGNTITLREDPDDIASKIRKMPTDPARQRRNDPGEPEKCPVWQLHKVYSDEARQEWVQEGCRNAGIGCLDCKKPVIEACQAELEPIRMEAMELERNQDVVKNIIAEGCEQARDEAQDTLRDVREAIGLDYR